A single Rattus norvegicus strain BN/NHsdMcwi chromosome 5, GRCr8, whole genome shotgun sequence DNA region contains:
- the LOC134479070 gene encoding uncharacterized protein LOC134479070 has translation MEAERSEAQVEEPGPVNLEMPIVSPSKRKQPLEQKREEKQSSEGGENSGPRSKSSANGKENTCPSLEPKVPRQKRSGQSWAVSSCRPDKRSNELDEKRRARPFSSREIGREKHGSSHRRDSSHTKLHVKDRRPQLRSPVRTLKRRPSGDSYGAPYNSAKRRRHPSPEALSFPTFSLLMSRVFTNMGALQVALDDLQTPGGAFLPGPSSSREPTVSQRAWLTWQLSHAGAALHWALHTVNSIWSAQASLPRYTWPYNPGQLSGAQSRPLPFTSLNPSWVASGTLG, from the exons atggaggcagaaaggagtgAAGCACAAGTGGAGGAGCCTGGACCTGTGAATTTAGAGATGCCCATCGTATCTCCTTCCAAGAGAAAGCAGCCCctagagcagaagagagaagagaaacagtcCTCTGAAGGTGGGGAGAACAGTGGCCCGCGTTCCAAGTCCTCTGCCAATGGCAAAG AGAACACCTGTCCAAGTTTGGAGCCTAAGGTCCCCAGGCAGAAGCGATCTGGGCAAAGCTGGGCTGTCTCCTCCTGCAGACCTGACAAGAGAAGTAACGAGCTGGATGAGAAGAGGAGGGCCAGACCATTTTCCTCCAGAGAGATAGGAAGGGAAaagcatggctccagccacaggaGAG ATTCCTCGCACACAAAACTGCATGTAAAGGACCGAAGGCCCCAGCTAAGATCTCCTGTGAGGACTCTGAAGCGCAGgccctctggagacagctatgGTGCCCCATACAACTCAGCCAAGAGGCGCAGACACCCTTCTCCGGAAGCCCTCTCATTCCCGACGTTCTCCCTGCTGATGTCCAGAGTCTTCACCAACATGGGTGCCTTGCAGGTGGCCCTGGACGACCTCCAAACCCCTGGAGGTGCCTTCCTGCCTGGGCCTTCCAGCAGCAGGGAGCCCACTGTCTCACAGCGCGCCTGGCTCACTTGGCAATTGTCTCACGCGGGAGCAGCCCTGCACTGGGCTCTTCACACAGTCAATTCCATTTGGTCTGCACAGGCCAGCCTGCCTAGATACACCTGGCCCTacaacccaggacagctaagTGGTGCACAGAGCAGGCCACTGCCCTTCACATCTCTTAACCCTTCGTGGGTTGCAAGCGGCACCCTGGGCTGA
- the LOC134479072 gene encoding uncharacterized protein LOC134479072, whose translation MEAERSEAQVEEPGPVNLEMPIVSPSKRKQPLEQKRDEKQSSEGGENSGPRSKSSANGKENTCPSLEPQVPRQKRSGQSWAVSSCRPDKRSNELDEKRRARPFSSREIGREKHGSSHRRDSSHTKLHVKDRRPQLRSPVRTLKRRPSGDSYGAPYNSAKRRRHPSPEALSFPTFSLLMSRVFTNMGALQVALDDLQTPGGAFLPGPSSSREPTVSQRAWLTWQLSHAGAALHWALHTVNSIWSAQASLPRYTWPYNPGQLSGAQSRPLPFTSLNPSWVASGTLG comes from the exons atggaggcagaaaggagtgAAGCACAAGTGGAGGAGCCTGGACCTGTGAATTTAGAGATGCCCATCGTATCTCCTTCCAAGAGAAAGCAGCCCCTAGAGCAGAAGAGAGATGAGAAACAGTCCTCTGAAGGTGGGGAGAACAGTGGCCCGCGTTCCAAGTCCTCTGCCAATGGCAAAG AGAACACCTGTCCAAGTTTGGAGCCTCAGGTCCCCAGGCAGAAGCGATCTGGGCAAAGCTGGGCTGTCTCCTCCTGCAGACCTGACAAGAGAAGTAACGAGCTGGATGAGAAGAGGAGGGCCAGACCATTTTCCTCCAGAGAGATAGGAAGGGAAaagcatggctccagccacaggaGAG ATTCCTCGCACACAAAACTGCATGTAAAGGACCGAAGGCCCCAGCTAAGATCTCCTGTGAGGACTCTGAAGCGCAGgccctctggagacagctatgGTGCCCCATACAACTCAGCCAAGAGGCGCAGACACCCTTCTCCGGAAGCCCTCTCATTCCCGACGTTCTCCCTGCTGATGTCCAGAGTCTTCACCAACATGGGTGCCTTGCAGGTGGCCCTGGACGACCTCCAAACCCCTGGAGGTGCCTTCCTGCCTGGGCCTTCCAGCAGCAGGGAGCCCACTGTCTCACAGCGCGCCTGGCTCACTTGGCAATTGTCTCACGCGGGAGCAGCCCTGCACTGGGCTCTTCACACAGTCAATTCCATTTGGTCTGCACAGGCCAGCCTGCCTAGATACACCTGGCCCTacaacccaggacagctaagTGGTGCACAGAGCAGGCCACTGCCCTTCACATCTCTTAACCCTTCGTGGGTTGCAAGCGGCACCCTGGGCTGA
- the LOC134479073 gene encoding uncharacterized protein LOC134479073 — protein sequence MEAERSEAQVEEPGPVNLEMPIVSPSKRKQPLEQKREEKQSSEGGENSGPRSKSSANGKENTCPSLEPQVPRQKRSGQSWAVSSCRPDKRSNELDEKRRARPFSSREIGREKHGSSHRRDSSHTKLHVKDRRPQLRSPVRTLKRRPSGDSYGAPYNSAKRRRHPSPEALSFPTFSLLMSRVFTNMGALQVALDDLQTPGGAFLPGPSSSREPTVSQRAWLTWQLSHAGAALHWALHTVNSIWSAQASLPRYTWPYNPGQLSGAQSRPLPFTSLNPSWVASGTLG from the exons atggaggcagaaaggagtgAAGCACAAGTGGAGGAGCCTGGACCTGTGAATTTAGAGATGCCCATCGTATCTCCTTCCAAGAGAAAGCAGCCCctagagcagaagagagaagagaaacagtcCTCTGAAGGTGGGGAGAACAGTGGCCCGCGTTCCAAGTCCTCTGCCAATGGCAAAG AGAACACCTGTCCAAGTTTGGAGCCTCAGGTCCCCAGGCAGAAGCGATCTGGGCAAAGCTGGGCTGTCTCCTCCTGCAGACCTGACAAGAGAAGTAACGAGCTGGATGAGAAGAGGAGGGCCAGACCATTTTCCTCCAGAGAGATAGGAAGGGAAaagcatggctccagccacaggaGAG ATTCCTCGCACACAAAACTGCATGTAAAGGACCGAAGGCCCCAGCTAAGATCTCCTGTGAGGACTCTGAAGCGCAGgccctctggagacagctatgGTGCCCCATACAACTCAGCCAAGAGGCGCAGACACCCTTCTCCGGAAGCCCTCTCATTCCCGACGTTCTCCCTGCTGATGTCCAGAGTCTTCACCAACATGGGTGCCTTGCAGGTGGCCCTGGACGACCTCCAAACCCCTGGAGGTGCCTTCCTGCCTGGGCCTTCCAGCAGCAGGGAGCCCACTGTCTCACAGCGCGCCTGGCTCACTTGGCAATTGTCTCACGCGGGAGCAGCCCTGCACTGGGCTCTTCACACAGTCAATTCCATTTGGTCTGCACAGGCCAGCCTGCCTAGATACACCTGGCCCTacaacccaggacagctaagTGGTGCACAGAGCAGGCCACTGCCCTTCACATCTCTTAACCCTTCGTGGGTTGCAAGCGGCACCCTGGGCTGA